One Solanum lycopersicum chromosome 2, SLM_r2.1 genomic region harbors:
- the LOC138341957 gene encoding uncharacterized protein, which produces MGDNNEQISLTDVVVAQPTVAEQNMLIAQLMQQIADMRVEMQRRQDTPPPGFGPNFLDARPPTYFPSSSSDPTQQRPPTPVHNPSGVDMTTQNPQYASVSYQTPSPLPNNPPQMPPHPQNTQAAPLPQNKTQNLTAFKSHTPHPHLNQNTNPQNYPQNYQTAQNVPSPSIVAPLPKRTTFQVPVPTEHEVHGSELDHYEEQEREWRAREEAKVDIKEEIKRAMRELQSTPDVAGLSYAELCINPDLNLPEGFKIPKFDTFGGVGNPMAHLRAYCDQLVGVGKDEALLMRLFSRSLCGEALEWFTSHETRQWPSWSALAKDFIDRFAYNVEIVPDRYSLEKMKQKPTESYREFAYRWRKEAVIVEVFVRVQEPEYYDKIILLIGAKFAEIVKVGETIEDGLKSGKIARASASPGSSGLVRKKREEVNAISHGGRKIPRNLPRPQGCSNPPSKPHRAYYPHSSHSGHYNAAPHYPDAHIVSYQNPPPIPQNFPSTYPNYPQAYQVPPHYQSVAPSCANVQPSYRTPSPAYQIQTPAYQNPHPNYRAPMPNYQTNPHPRAQAPRPNARSYQQVPPPQQGGYDPPCPRSEKKPSRSFTVLAESRTKLFKRLPAAGYIDPVGPKPVDVNSKFYRPEQRCAYHSNGVGHNTEDCINLKHKIQDLIDQEVVSPQPAAPNVNTNPLPNHGGGNINMIETDEDEREAKRITPVVQEDLERAVASLSVREKGEFVILTPAKAVALVPAKTLAKPKFVIETAVAQGMTRSGRCYTPDELALGGQKKDHAKRPISEAEVEEFWRRMQPKDYSIAKHLEKTPAQISVWALLMSFWSHRQALMKALDDTYVPSGTSSDNVAAMIHQVIRGHRISFCDDEMPAEGRAHNKALHITVICRGKVINRVLVDDGSGLNICPLSTLKKLRFDLGKLEQNQVNVRAFDGVQRDTLGAVNLTIQMGPAEFEAKFQVLDIDTSYNFLLGRPFIHAAGAVPSTLNQMIKLVWKNEELVIHGEKGQSGRQVPV; this is translated from the coding sequence ATGGGCGACAACAATGAACAAATCAGCCTCACAGATGTCGTGGTGGCTCAGCCAACTGTGGCAGAGCAGAATATGCTTATTGCGCAGTTGATGCAGCAAATAGCTGACATGAGGGTAGAGATGCAACGGAGGCAAGACACCCCTCCGCCCGGATTCGGCCCCAACTTTCTCGACGCAAGACCCCCTACATACTTCCCCTCGTCCAGCTCGGATCCTACTCAGCAACGTCCACCGACACCCGTGCACAACCCGTCTGGGGTAGACATGACAACCCAAAACCCCCAATACGCGTCGGTCTCCTATCAAACTCCCTCCCCACTTCCAAACAATCCTCCGCAAATGCCACCACATCCCCAAAATACTCAAGCAGCCCCACTACCCCAAAATAAAACCCAAAATCTCACCGCCTTCAAATCCCACACACCACACCCCCACTTAAACCAAAATACCAATCCCCAAAATTATCCGCAAAACTATCAAACCGCACAGAATGTCCCAAGCCCTTCCATAGTTGCACCCCTCCCCAAAAGAACTACTTTCCAAGTCCCTGTCCCGACCGAGCATGAGGTGCACGGCTCCGAGTTGGACCATTATGAGGAGCAAGAAAGAGAGTGGAGGGCGAGGGAAGAAGCGAAGGTAGACATAAAGGAGGAGATTAAGAGGGCGATGAGAGAATTGCAAAGTACTCCAGACGTCGCCGGGTTAAGCTACGCAGAACTATGCATCAACCCAGACTTGAACCTACCTGAAGGGTTCAAGATCCCGAAGTTTGATACCTTCGGAGGAGTGGGCAACCCCATGGCACACCTGAGAGCATACTGTGAccaactcgtgggagttggtAAAGATGAAGCCTTGCTGATGAGGTTATTCAGCCGGAGCCTATGCGGTGAAGCCCTGGAGTGGTTCACGTCACATGAGACTCGACAGTGGCCCAGTTGGAGTGCACTGGCTAAGGATTTCATCGATAGATTCGCATATAACGTCGAGATAGTTCCTGATCGGTACTCattggagaagatgaagcagaagCCCACAGAAAGCTATCGAGAATTCGCGTACAGATGGAGGAAAGAGGCAGTAATTGTGGAGGTGTTCGTGCGGGTGCAGGAGCCCGAGTATTATGACAAGATCATCTTGTTAATCGGCGCCAAGTTTGCCGAAATAGTCAAAGTGGGCGAGACTATTGAAGATGGCCTGAAGTCGGGGAAGATAGCCCGAGCGTCTGCATCGCCTGGATCTTCCGGACTGGtaaggaagaaaagagaggagGTTAACGCTATCTCGCACGGGGGAAGAAAAATCCCCAGAAACTTACCACGTCCCCAAGGCTGCTCCAATCCTCCATCAAAGCCTCATCGAGCCTACTATCCACACTCAAGTCACTCCGGCCACTACAATGCTGCCCCCCATTATCCAGATGCCCATATTGTGTCGTATCAAAATCCACCCCCGATTCCCCAAAATTTTCCCTCCACATATCCAAACTACCCCCAAGCTTATCAAGTCCCTCCCCATTACCAAAGTGTCGCTCCTAGCTGCGCTAATGTACAACCAAGCTATCGAACACCGTCTCCGGCATATCAAATACAAACCCCAGCATATCAAAACCCCCATCCGAATTACCGAGCCCCAATGCCAAACTACCAAACAAATCCCCATCCCAGAGCCCAAGCTCCACGACCAAATGCCCGCAGTTATCAACAAGTCCCTCCCCCACAGCAGGGCGGGTATGATCCCCCTTGCCCCAGGTCTGAGAAGAAGCCCTCCAGAAGCTTCACTGTATTGGCGGAAAGCAGAACTAAATTGTTCAAAAGATTACCCGCGGCCGGATACATCGACCCTGTGGGCCCCAAGCCCGtggatgttaattccaaattCTACAGACCGGAGCAGAGATGTGCTTACCATTCCAACGGTGTTGGACATAATACAGAAGATtgtatcaatctcaagcacAAGATCCAGGACTTGATTGACCAGGAAGTGGTCTCTCCTCAGCCCGCGGCGCCAAACGTCAACACGAATCCGTTGCCAAATCATGGGGGtggaaacatcaacatgatagaAACTGACGAAGATGAGCGTGAAGCCAAGAGAATTACTCCTGTTGTTCAGGAAGACTTGGAGAGGGCTGTCGCTTCTTTGAGCGTCAGGGAGAAAGGAGAGTTTGTCATTCTGACACCTGCAAAggctgttgccttggtgcccGCAAAGACTCTCGCCAAGCCCAAGTTCGTTATAGAAACGGCCGTGGCTCAGGGCATGACTAGATCTGGAAGATGTTACACTCCTgatgagcttgctctcggaggacaAAAGAAAGATCATGCCAAGAGACCGATCAGCGAAGCAGAAGTAGAGGAGTTCTGGAGGAGAATGCAACCCAAAGACTACTCCATCGCCAAGCACTTGGAGAAAACTCCAGCCCAAATTTCGGTGTGGGCCCTGCTGATGAGCTTCTGGTCCCATAGACAGGCTTTGATGAAAGCCCTGGATGACACATATGTGCCCTCGGGTACGAGCAGTGACAATGTAGCTGCTATGATTCACCAGGTCATTCGGGGACACCGTATCAGTTTCTGCGATGATGAAATGCCGGCCGAAGGGAGGGCCCACAACAAAGCTCTACACATCACCGTGATATGTCGCGGAAAGGTCATCAACCGTGTTCTGGTAGACGACGGATCTGGTTTGAACATATGCCCCCTTTCCACATTGAAGAAGCTGAGGTTTGACCTCGGAAAGTTGGAGCAAAACCAGGTCAATGTGAGAGCATTCGACGGTGTGCAGAGAGACACGTTGGGAGCTGTGAAcctgaccatccaaatgggcccCGCAGAGTTCGAGGCAAAGTTCCAGGTGTTGGACATCGACACCAGCTATAACTTTCTGTTGGGAAGGCCATTCATCCACGCGGCTGGGGCCGTCCCCTCCACTCTCAACCAAATGATAAAACTAGTGTGGAAAAATGAAGAACTGGTGATTCATGGTGAAAAGGGTCAATCGGGAAGGCAAGTGCCGGTCTAG